From Acinonyx jubatus isolate Ajub_Pintada_27869175 chromosome E2, VMU_Ajub_asm_v1.0, whole genome shotgun sequence:
gacCGAGATGGTGATTTAGACTCCCCAGTGATCCTGCAGCTCAGGGCCTGAGTCCAGGGGCTGAACGAGATGTCCCTCAGGACTACACCCCCTTTCCCATAAGCCCTGCAGGACCAGATCTCATAACAGCAGCTGTCATTTCTTAAAGGCCTACTCTgtgccgggctctgagctgagccctTCACATCCACTGGATCATTTACTCTGATCCTTACAATGCCCCCAGTGAAGCAGGTCCTCTgattggccccattttacagagaaggaaactgaggcccggataAGTTGGACCGCTGGTCCCACAATGGTCTCGCTGGTCACACAGCTCAGAAGTAGCAGACCCAGGTCTCAGTTAGGGTTTGCCTGACCTCAAAGTCCCTACCAGCTGAGCTGAGCCCCCACGCCCTCATTTGGGGGCCTGGCTACTGGACCTCCTCACCACTTCAAACTTCACCCACCAAACCAGATGTCATACACAGAGGCTCTGGAGCCACATCCTCCCAGATCTGCAGATGGGAGAGGGCCAGACTCCCAACCTGAACAGTGAGAAGCAGCCCAGGGAGGCGGGAGTCACGGCCGATGCCAGGCCTGGACAGGGCCGGGCTGGGCTTCCCTATGTGTCCACCCTGAGAACCCTTCCTCCTCGGCAGCCTTTCTGCTGTCCTTCCAAGAAAGCTGGGGCGTGTGGGGATTTGTTCACGGAATTTAAGGTGTAAGAATCTCCTCTTGTATTTCTCAGCTTGCTTACATCTCCGAAGACCTTGGAGCTAAAGTAAAGCAGATCTCATCAGGCCCCCTCGGCAGAAAGGCAAACTGAGCCTCTGAGAGGTGAAGTCACTGACCCATGGTCAGCTCAAAGGAGCCCAGCTAGATGGAATCAACCAGAGTCTTTTGAGTTGGGGCTCTTTCCACCCACTTTGCCTCTTTAAGCAGTGACGGGCAGGGTCTCACATGGGCTGGCACCGTCTGCTAAGGGCCCCCAGCCAACCCTGCCTCACTTAAAGAAGGAATGGGGCCATGTGCTGAGGGAGGACTTCTAGAACTGGCCCCAAAGATCTCCCCCGTGAAAATCCTCCCATGCCTGAAATACCCCCATTAGCATCTGAAACGCTGCCTGAGCAGACCCAGGTTTTACTGGCATAGCTGACTCCCCCCAAAGGAGCTTGAGCATCTTCGGGGTCATGGACTGGGATTCCACGGCGGCAAGCCGAGGAAGGCACACGTGCCCCAGGTTGACAGGGCACCAGGACGACCAGAGAGCATGCGTGCCAGACGTCCCCATCTGAAGGGGCGTCCCCATAGTTCCTGGGGATTGCTGCCCCGTTGGGAATGTGGGCCTGGTGGAATCCCATTTTTTGATCTTTACGAGAAAAGCTAAAAATCCAGATATTCAGGTGAAACCTTCGGATTTGGGAAATTAATTCAAAATCTGTGAAAGCCCAGGTGGGTCAAACATGACATCCTGGTGGGCCACCGTGGGTATAGCCTGAGGGATCAGACGGTAGAGGAGGAGGACCCAGGAGGCTCCGAGGAGGCAGGGTATGGGAAGGGTGGGAGAGGCCCTCACCACCCCTCCAACATACACCCGGAGGCACAGCGGATGGCTGACTGCTGGACAGGCAGTGACAGGCCTCAAACAGTCTGGCTGTGGCTGAGCTGGGCCAGCCCAAGCAGGATCACCACAACGGCCCCTGCAGAGTCACTGGCCCGCGACTGAGGCCTTGGAAACCCTCTCCCCAGATATCACAGATGCCAGCCTAGCCCCATGCCCCCCAGCAGGCAGTGCAGGCCGAAGACCGGAAAGGGGGCCTCGGAGCCGGTCTGGACTCAGCTTTGGGAACAAGTGGCAATTTGGCCTGCACACGCCTCCTCCGGACTCAGTTCTCTTACCTTTAAACTGGGGGCAGTCTCCCACCCAACAACAGCTGGTTGTTCACGAACCCCACGAACCTTCAGCCAAATCTGCACCGGTTTCcgatggggagggggggatacCAATGCAGTGAGGGGGTTTTCGTTTCAAATAAGGCTaaattttgtcctttctttttaaaaactgtttctttgAACAGTAAAAGACCGcggctttcttttctgtttggtttggttttgttttacgGTCGTATTTAGCGAAATGAGAAGTTGGTGACGCTGTGTTGCTTTCCCAGACTTTTATTCGAACTGTTACGGCTTTGTAAAACTCCACAGTCGAGCACTCACCGGCAGGAGAATGCCGTGAACCCTCCGGTCAATAAAGGCCGTGAAATCCCCAGTCCCCTCCTTCCGCCTTCCGTTTCCTTTTCCTGCTATCTTTTCCTTTTAGTGACCACCTACTTTGTGCCTGCTCCAGGAACCGGCAGTACAGAGGTCCCCGCCTGGAGAGATGTCCCAGCCTAGGAGGATGCCAGTAAACCCAGCAAAATGCTGACACACACTGCTGCCCGCCCCTTTGTCTGGGCACCAGCTAAGCTGGCGACAAGAAGCGAGGCCTTGCTGTTgtagaaaaaaaagtcagcttcGACGGACTCATCCAGAATTTTGCGAtgagaaatatctagaaaagtgttACTTCAGTGGAGCAGGAAGTCAAAGCTCCGGATGAGGGCAGGGAGTTGGCGATGGTAATCCTTTTGTAGCGCCCACAGTCCCCAAAGGCCTTCATCTGGCTCAGCCTGTCCCTCTGAGATCTGAGCGGTGGCCCAGGGGGTCCGGGACTGCTCTCCTCCTCCAGTGCATCCTCAGACATTGGCAGTTACTTCGTGGCTGGATAAGCCTCCCTGGTCCTTCTTCTAGATCTCTGATGCCCCTCTGTGCATGCCTCTTCCGTCCAGACTTGGGGGATCAGGAAGGGTCCGAGGGGCCAGCGCGCAGTGGCCCCCAGTGTAGACCCGAgtaggggcggggcggggcaccATAAGCTTGCCGGTAACCAAGCCTGGGTCTATAGTACTGCAAAGACCGTCAGCCGGGGGTTGCACCACGCCTCTATTCCCCAAGGCTGGCTTTGACCAAGGACACGAGTGCCTCCCCCAGGGAGCAAGGGCCCCCAAACAAAGTGGGAGGATTGAGAAAAGGCCATTTGCATCTCTATATAAAGAgccaagagaggaaggagaacGTGTGGTCCACACGCCAGGGGGCTCTGTGGACCCATCCTGGTTGAAAGACACACCTGGGAATCTCACTACATCTGGCTGCTTTGGGTGCCTGTGGTTTAACCGAGGGAGGGGCGGTGGGTTACTGAGGGCCCAGGCGGCTGGGCAGCTGGGAAAAGAACTCGGTCTGCATCCAGAGGGCCGTGACTGAATTATCCGGTTTTGTCCTCTGGTGCGGTCATGGCCACCTGCTCCAACATCATGAGGCTTTCTGGAGGCTCTTCATGGTAAAGGCGTCTGGGGAGCTGTCTCTGCCTCATTTACACCTTAGCGCACAAACTCCTTAAGGTAGGCCCACCACGGTTCCACCCCGCTTGTGCCAAGGCACAGGCCGCTGGGCTTCTCACACTGTGGCCTGTGGGCCCACCTGTAACACCACTCCCTGGGGTAGGAGCTCGTTAACAGCACCGATGATGTCTGCCACCCCCGACCCACATAATCTCACTCTCCAGGGGTATCTGCGTTTAACATGCTCCCTGGGAGATTCTTATGACCCCTGACGTTAGGTATTTCCTTCGAAGGGGCCTTCTGAGGTCATCTGGGGAAAATGCAAGGCTCAGAGCCCTCGCCCTGGCTGCACTGGAAGTCACCTGAGAGCTCCAAACACCTTGATGCCTGGCCACACCCCCATCCGGGCGAATCAGCACCATCAGAGGTGGGCCCAGgaagtggcattttaaaaaaatctccccgGGTGATTCTGAAGCACTCGGGGTGAGACTTACAGGTTGCGAACATTCGaccctgccttccccacccccaccccagcaagcTAGGCTATGCCAGAGTCACATCTGGAGCATCTCAGGTCAAGATAGAGATCCTCTTGTTTCCACCAGGCTCACGGGCTGAATGCGCCAGGATTCCTCCCCTTTgtggggagaaggtggagggaAAGGAAGCCCGCGGGACGGTCAGCGGGAGATGGAAAATCTAGGCCAGGCTCTGTGTGTCATTTCCTCCGCAGGgtcaccttcttcttcttcttcttctttttttttttttttttaagtttatccatctgtttttgagagagagcttgtgcaCGTGtaggggaagggccgagagaggagagaatcccaagccggctctgcactgtcagcccggagcccgatgcaaggctcgaacccatggaccatgagaccaggacctgagcgcAACCCGCCCCCCAGGGTCGCTAGAAAATGGGTCTCACACTCATCCGCCTTCTCatgctaaagaaagaaagatgctgAGCATGGAAAGCCTTTTGCAGAGACATACAATAATCAGTAAAATCATTCAAGGCCACAAGCCCCTGAGAAGAGGGGTCGGGTTCACAGGTCTGCTGGTTTGGGAGAAGAGGACAAGACCAAAAACCAGATCAGAGCCCCCCACAAGGGTGTAATGACACTTTAATGATAGGGAAAGGGTGCCCTCCCCACGGCTTTTCAGGAGCACTTGACTGTGGGTGCCACCGTACTGACTCTGCAAAACACAGCCATGTGCGCACCGAGAAGGGGTGGAGCCGGGCTGCGCCCACGGGACTTGGGGGGCAAAGGTGGGGCTGGGAAGGtggaggctgaggctggggctggacCGGACAAGGGCAAGGATGCTGTGGGGGTCTTTTGGAGCGTGCCTCCCCCAGGTACTTCTGCTGGCTGAAGCCCCGCCTTCGATGAGGAGGTGAAGgcgaggggggctggggggggggtcacagtcTGCTTAGGCGGATCACATCTCAGGGGTCCCCTTTCATTCCCGAGAGTGCTGACGTGCCTCACAGAAGCTGGGGTCATTAGCGGCGGCGGCTGACAGGAACCGTACTTGAGGTGCAGGCAGCCTGGCCCTCCTCCTGCCGCCTCCAAGGCTGCCTTCCCTCCGGCTCTGTAATGATTTGACATCTAAACGCTGAGAACAACGAGGGGGAAGCAAAAGAAACCGCTCCCGGCTGTTTCCTTTGCCAAAAAGTGTAATTGGCACTGCTGGGCGGGAAATGCACAAgcccccccaggctccccaaccccccccccgccccgtgctccCCAGGAGATGAGAGGGGGGCCCCGGCAGCTGCGAGCCTCACCCCGGCTGCCTGCCCGACACACCAGACTGTCCTCAGGGCCCAGGGACAGACGAGCAGAAACGCGGCAGCCTAGCCACTGGCCAGTGCTTTTGCGCACGCGCGCAAGAGTCCTGCGCAAAGAGTCCCCCCGCAAAGCCGAGTCCTGtcctcgccccgccccccccccccccaacttctccAGGTGCCAGGGGAGCTCAGAGCTCAGGAACCTGGGGAAGCACAACAGCTCCTCTGCAAAGGATGTCAGGAGACTTGCAAACAAGACAAAACTCACCCACACCAGCCTGCAGGAACATGTGCTCAGAGCCTCACCAAGAAGTACGTTGACCCCTTGCAGTTTCCTAGttgtttttccctccctcctttctcccttcctccctccctcctcttcctctatcTTCTTCCTCCACTTCTAATTATTTGGTACACCTTCTCTCAGAGGTCATTTATAATCCACCCACATCGAAATCACACATGCTCCTGAACTCGGCACTTCTGTGTTGGTCCTGTGGCCCTTGCTTCTGCTGGCGGGCACCGGGTCGAGCTGGGCACAAGAACCCTGAGTGCCGGGATGAGAGATCCACAGGCACGGTAGGGGGGATGGGACAAGTCCCTGTCAGGGCCTCTGAGAACAGAAGGCTGAGCAGCTGTCAGAGCGAAGGGGTCCGAGCTCTATAAACGCTGGGGGGAAGCTCTCCAAATACATTAGGTCACAGAGAAAAGTGCCTGAGTATGAATACTATGTTACTCCTtgggtaaaaataaaagagtgggGGCGGGAAGGGGATTAAGCAGCAAtggcagtgttttctttcttaaaaatagatCTGAAATAAATATTGTAATCTGTCAGCATTTGTAAGATCTGGGTGGTAAGTTTGCAGTTACTGTTACACAGTTTTCTGTTTCAAATCTTGTTtgaaatattgaataaaataacaaaacggggcaggggagagaggaatgggaggaacacagaggatttttagggccgtgaaaatactctgtatgacaTTAGAATGATGGATATGTGATTACACATTTGTCCGAATGCACAGAATGTCCAACACCAAAGagtgacccccccacccccgcaaggcaaactatggactttggggtCATTACAGTGTGTCCCCGTAGGTCcatccttggtaaaaaaaaaaaaaatgttaccctTCCAGTGACAGATGTCGATTATGGGGGAGGCCGTGCATGCATGAGGTAAgcagtatatgggaaatctctgaaCCTTCCCGTCAATTTTGTTGTAAGCCTCAAAGTCCTCCGAAACAAGtaaagtcttttcaaaaaaaaaaaaaaaaaaaaaaacaaaacttaagtgGAGAGATATCTTCtataaatgcatttattcttGTAAATAATGGCAGCTAACATTTTCATAGTGCTCCCATGGGCCGGGCATATGTTAACTCACTGAATTCTCCCAACAACCCTGTGGGGTAGGTCTCTTATAATCCCCCTGtataaagaggaaactgaggcttgagaaGTAAGGTGTACGACTTGGAACACAACGCTAAGGAActcagaacttgaacccaggcagtctggccccaACGTCTATGCTCTCAACCACCAGGCTTCACTCAACAGCCCGGGAAGGTAGACTCAGGGATGCTGAAGGGAAGTGTACTTTTTACCGAACAGCATTTTGAACTATTCGAATCTTTAACATGTGCACCTGTCACGATTtttcaaaatggtattttaaataaatcccaGTCACTAAGAAATAGAATCCTGACAGGCGTGGGGCTCGGAGAGATGGAATGGGACGTCTTCTCAGAGGCTGAGGAAATGCTCTAAAGCCACCGCAGAGATACTCCCTGTGTGGACACAATTCCTGCTTCTCTTCCATGTTGCAGCAGTTCTGGTCCTGGGGCCCCATCAGTGTCTGCCTGCTTAGcacccttcctctccttccttctggcaCAGACCCCGCCCCCTTGCTGCAGGTTGGACATGTGACCCCAGGTGGGCCACGGGGATCGGCCCAGGAATCAGTTCCGGCTCTAAGCCCGGCCAATCAGCAGCCTGCCCTGGGCTTCCCGGGGCAGAAGATGCTTTTCCACGTGGTAATGGGGCTCAGAGGGCCAGCAGCCCCCTCCCGGTGACCCAGTGGTGGAAGTATGAACCCAGAGAGGGAGGGCTTCATTCAAACCCTAGCTCCTCTCCTCTCCAAGCCAGCtgcttccctgccttccctgcttTGGTTACATTCCCGCTGAGTTGGATGCTAATAGAAACCCACAACTCAAAACAAGGGAAGCCCTGACCCAGTGGTTAAGCACTCCAGTGGTTAAAGGgatcacggggggggggggggggggggggcgggggggggggacggggagactggaatcccagctctgccacctgctgtgtgatctcaagcaagttagttaacctctctgagcctgatgtGCTCCCCCAGCTCACTATCAAAACCAACTCCTTACCAGCCACATTAAACCAAAACCAGAGGCCCTGGAAGAGGGGGTGCCAGCTGGCAACCAAGCAGCAGAAAGGCAGGCAGCTGGCCACTCCTTTTTTTGTGTCCCTCCACTCACTGTCTGCCCTGAATGTCCATGTAACCCTCAGTAACACCTCTCTGGCCCCACGGCTCCCAGTGGCTTCAGTCAATGGGGTCTCGATAGGATGCAGGGCAGGAAGGAGTGAAGCCAGGATATCCATCATATTTCTCTGTAGGGTCCCCACAGGCTGGCTGCATCCCAGAGTGAGGGTCCCTCACGGCTCCTTCAGGgggcccccccagccccacccctctgcTGCTGAGGATGACGccccccctctctgctccactGCAGGGGCAGGAGCCACCCCACACATTGCTAGCCCCCAATCCTGCACTCTTTCGAAACGGAGGCTCTGCCCACAGTTCATAAATATTCCCTCAAATTACCCAACGTGAGTGTGTGTCATCTGTTTTTCATGGGACCCCGACTAGTTGCCAGTGGTCCTTTTCCTAGTCTCTCCGGGCCCTTATCAGATAAAATCCTGCTCTGTGGAGGACACTACTCCAGGGTCCCAGCTCCGGCCACTGTCCTCATTTCCCTCCAAGCTTCTAGACTCCAGCAAGCCTCTCCCAATCTGCCAGACCCCAAACCCCAAAAAAGGACCCGCCAATGAGAAGCAAGTGACCATTCGCAGCTGATGGAGAGTGGTCCGAACAGGAGGCACACAGGGTCACATCTGGGGTCAGGAAATGTCTAGAGAAGTAAGCCACTGATCTCTGCACACCAGAACAGGTACCTGAGAGTGTATATTTATCGAAAGATACATAGAAATGGACAGATGGCACCTGGGTGTAGATACAGGAGCTCTGATGGAGAACCGTGTAGGAACGTGTGTATTTGCCAGCGGCAGAACACGAGGTCTCTACATCTTCGGCCACAACCAACAACACACAAGCGCCTGATCTTGGAAAACCACAGTTGTTTCTGTGGTTGGGTTCCCTCTCCAGAGGTTTCCAAAATGAGAAGGCTGGTTTTGGGGGCAgtctttaaatatgtgtgtgtatctttctaaagaagagagaaaagcggAAGGGAGGACCAGAAGCGTATTTTCCTGTTGTGCATGGCAGAGAAGAGGGGACCGGTTCTGGGCAAGGACGTGATCCCACTGGAAAGGCGTGAAAGAGAACGCCAGAAAGGACAGCTAGGGTTCCTAGGTTGGGACGTAAAAAACCACGACAGCCAGGAAGGTCACGCGTCTGCAGTCCGCTGAAATCCCTTGTAGCACGTTACAATCAGTTAAGggcaaaacaaaatcagaatgaTACTAAGAGGTAGCAGCTGTTTATCTTCTCGGAGATTTCGAGGGTCTCTGGAAGCGGGCCAGGTAAGGGCGTTCTCCTGGAAGAGACTGGGGTAGGGCACCGTTCTGGCCGGGGGCTCCCCCAGAGCTGGGACGGGCGTGGGCCAGCCTGCGTGGAAACCGCCGCACGGGAGCCCGCGCGAGCCTCCGCCGGTCGACAGGCCAATTCCAAACCCAGAGTCATTTCTCGGGTAAAGTTATGCAGTCCTCacaacatataaataaaagtttagttCTGTGTTTCCATAGATCTTCTACATGGAGGCTAGCTGAATATTAGTGGAGtaacaataattattaataacaataatcatCATCATAACAATAATTAATAGAATAATAATGCCTgggcgggcagggggaggggggtcctTCATATGGCAGGGCGGGGCTTCCTGGGGAGGGGTCTATGTCTGGTAAAAGTGGTGGTAATGGTGGTGGTGTtcgtggtggtggtgatgttcgTGTCTCTGCACCGCCTGGCCGGCCGGGCTCTCGTACACCACCACAGCGGGCAGGTCCCTCACGCGGTCCCGCCCCACGACACTGCCGCCCACGGCCAGCGGCACCTGCGGCCCCCGGCACCCCTGCTGGCTCTCCTTGGCTCGGTGCTTGTGCTTCTTGTGCCCGAGGGGTgccagagtggggaggagggccgGGCTGGCGGCCAGCTGGGCGGCCGGGGACACCGCGGGGACGGCGGGGCCCAGAGGGGGCTTGCTTCTTGCCCCTCTGGCCACATGGCCCGCACCCACGCTCTTGCCCTGGGCCTTGGGGGACCTCACAAAGTGCTTGCTCCCATCTTGGGTGCCCCGGAGCCGCTGCTGGACCTCCGAGACCTTGGCGAATGGGGCGTCAAGGAAGTGGAAGGAGCCCGGGTCCGCGCCTTGGGGCTTTCGGTGTGGGACGTGGATGGCTTCTGGCTCATGGGAGCGAGACCGAGTGGGGTTGGAGGTGCGGGGGGGCAGCTCTGACTTCTGGGCCACTGACGGGGAGCCTAGGAACCAATTTAACAGATATTtcatgagcacctactgtgtgcggGTGCCGCACTGTGCCCCCAAAACCACGCCCACGCCCAGTGCTCCCGGAACACTAACTGTTCTGACAGCTCCtctcgccccgcccccccccccccccccccagccccgacTGCTCCTCGCTGCCTTGGAGGAACCTCTCTGGAACGGAACTTTGCCATCTGCTAAACGGAAAAAACTGCTTCTTCGTCGGGTCCTTAAAAAGAATTCATTCCCCTTCCAGGAGACGGacgagaaagagagacagagaccctgCTACGAGTCCGAGGTCATGGGAACACGAAGGAAATTCAGGCATCTTCCTTCACTTACAGAGGTGATCGACACGGGAATTACacgtgggaggaaggggagaaggggtgggggcgtGAAATGAAGTGGGCCGCCTCTTCATTTGTTTCAGCAAGGCGTCAACACATGTCAACGGCTGAGGAAGACAGAGCAATGGCAAAGGGCCTGGGGTAGGGGCACAGAACTACTGTGTTCATTGCATTGTAGGCCCCAAGATGCTCTTTGATTTTGTTCAGCTTTGTGCACGTGTTAgtcttttaagtgtttttaatgtcATCTCCTCCCAGAGGACTCTGTAACCCGTCCAATCAAAGCTGTacctgcccccagcccaggggCATGATgaatgccccccaccccaccccaccctgcaggTGTAGGAGCTCCCTTACCAGGCCCGAACTGGGATGTGTAGTTCTCTATCCCGGCGAGATCTAAGTAGTGGTTTCTCCTCTCAATGTTCTCGTCCACGCAATGGTGGTCGCAACCAGACTGCTCCAGACGGCTGTCCCCCTGGAACCTATGACAAAGAAGCAAGTGAGTGGGTGGGcagcagccccgcccccccccctacCTGGGGAGCCACCAGGAGGAATCCTTCTGAACTTTCCATGCATTTCCGTCTGGGTCTTGGGaaggggggtgaggggaagggagtggTCATCTCGGCAATCTGTGTCTCTATTTCCTTCCCTGACGGCGGAGATAAGACCTCTTCTGGCCTCCCTGGGCCTTCTGGGAGGACCAGATAGGTATCTGCTTTGAACAGATCCAAAGTAAAGGTGAGAGGTTACTGGTCAAAGCTTCAGGATGCCCCAAAGTCAGGCTTCAAACCATGTGTGCCCATTGCAGACAAGAGGCCTAACGCCTCTTAGGGCTGGAGCCCCAGAGGGTGTGGACGGAAGCTCCCAAGCCATTGCCGCAGAGGGTGGCAGGCTCTGTACCCTGCCCCAAAGCCCAGAATGGGCCTTaccagtgtgtgcgtgtgtaagaaagggggtggggacagaggtgcCCCCAGAGGCCACATTTCTCCCACTGCGGGAGCCTGggttccctgcctctcccctccaagGCTCTCTGATCTGCCAGCCccacctccctcaccctccccactccccagcacaGCTAGCCTGCATGCCCAGATGCCTGgattcccagccccctccccacaacAAGCCTCGGCCCCTGCTTGgactgccttctctctcttccctctgggcTCCTGCTTCTCACATTCCGG
This genomic window contains:
- the NKD1 gene encoding protein naked cuticle homolog 1 isoform X2; the protein is MELVGEIFRETLSEEEEEGFRLEVALPPEKTDGLASGDEKRREKASESCPGPKKQLKFEELQCDVSVEEDSRQEWTFTLYDFDNNGKVTREDITSLLHTIYEVVDSSVNHSPTSSKTLRVKLTVAPDGSQGKKGILLNHPDLQSTRPRAETKPAEELRSWEKQQRAPLRFQGDSRLEQSGCDHHCVDENIERRNHYLDLAGIENYTSQFGPGSPSVAQKSELPPRTSNPTRSRSHEPEAIHVPHRKPQGADPGSFHFLDAPFAKVSEVQQRLRGTQDGSKHFVRSPKAQGKSVGAGHVARGARSKPPLGPAVPAVSPAAQLAASPALLPTLAPLGHKKHKHRAKESQQGCRGPQVPLAVGGSVVGRDRVRDLPAVVVYESPAGQAVQRHEHHHHHEHHHHYHHFYQT
- the NKD1 gene encoding protein naked cuticle homolog 1 isoform X1 produces the protein MGKLHSKPAAVCKRRESPEGDSFAVSAAWARKGIEEWIGRQRCPGGSSGPRQLRAAGTVGRGTRELVGEIFRETLSEEEEEGFRLEVALPPEKTDGLASGDEKRREKASESCPGPKKQLKFEELQCDVSVEEDSRQEWTFTLYDFDNNGKVTREDITSLLHTIYEVVDSSVNHSPTSSKTLRVKLTVAPDGSQGKKGILLNHPDLQSTRPRAETKPAEELRSWEKQQRAPLRFQGDSRLEQSGCDHHCVDENIERRNHYLDLAGIENYTSQFGPGSPSVAQKSELPPRTSNPTRSRSHEPEAIHVPHRKPQGADPGSFHFLDAPFAKVSEVQQRLRGTQDGSKHFVRSPKAQGKSVGAGHVARGARSKPPLGPAVPAVSPAAQLAASPALLPTLAPLGHKKHKHRAKESQQGCRGPQVPLAVGGSVVGRDRVRDLPAVVVYESPAGQAVQRHEHHHHHEHHHHYHHFYQT